TCGAAACCGAATAATTTTAATACTTTCTTTTGATAGTTGTGATAAAAGCACATCAATCGATAACAACCAAGCACTGACTGTCGCTACTTATCAAGGTAGGTACGGCAGGCTAGTTGGCTACGGTATTGGATTTATATAGGTTTAATTATACAACGGAGAATAAAATGTCTGTTCCCTCTACACTACTTAATCTAGCTGGCGGACAATTTGAGCCGATTGATTGGTCAAATTGCGCTATCGTCTTCATTGATTATCAGAATGAATATGTTGACGGTGCCATGCCTTTAGGTGAACTAGGTGTCAAAGCAACTGCAAACGCACGCCTACTACTCGATAAAGCCAGAAAGGAAAACATTCCTGTTTTTCATATGGCGCATCATGGCGAAGACAATGACAAGGTTTTTGATCCATTGACTTCTAAAGTAGACATCGTTGAGGTGTTAAAGCCCAGCGACAATGAAAAAACCATCACTAAAAAGCACCCCAACTCATTTTATGACACGCCGCTGCAGGAGCTTATAGCCGCCGCCAATAAGCAGCAGATTATTTTTGCTGGCTTTATGAGTCACATGTGTGTCAGTTCGAGCGTGAGAGCAGCCTTTGACCTTGGCTTTCAGAGTTATGTTTGCCATGATGCCTGTGCCACTCGTGCCTTACCAAGTGCTGCAGGACAAGCTATCAGCGCTGAAGTTGTACATGATACGGCGATGGCGGCTCTACAGGATAGATTTGCAGCCCTAGTATCGACCGATCAGCTGGTCAACGGTTAATAGCAGTCATTGATTATTGGCCGGTACCTCGACCAGTAAAACCCGCCAGGCTGTTAATTAATCATACTATTAATAGTTGATCACAGTATTATTTAATAGTTAATCACAGTATTATTGGTTAATCGTACTATCAATATTATGGCGGGTCGCTGCGTTTGCAGGCGACCAGATAGTACGGCAAATGTGTTCGAAGATATTACCTAACCCTTGCTAAACACGCACTTAGCTCTTGATATGGTACACTGTAAAACTAGCTTGTTAGGCCAACAAATATAACTCACAACCTAATGCGCCTCGCACTCTAACTGACATTGATACTTTTTTGCACTAAAACTTTCTTTGCACTACACAAGGATAAAAATATATGAATATTAAACTAACTGAGCAGTTACCAAAAACTCATAACCAAAAAATTCTCAAAAAAGAAGCGATAGACAAAGACGCCTCCTGTCTGGTGATCTTAGTCGATGATAAAAAAAATATATTAGCTGAGTCCGCTTTAAGCGATTACCAAACCCGTATTGAGCAACTGATTGAAGTCTCACACTTTAATGGCAAAGCTTGTGAAACTGTTGCTGATTACGCATTGGCAGGTGATAAAAAGACCACCAAGCAAAACCCTGTCCAGCTATTATTAGTTGGTGTTGGTTGCTGCGATAAGCTCAATAACACCGTGCTGCAAAAAATTGCTAATACCATCTACAAGAGCACACAGAAACGTGTTGCGTCTATTACCGTCGCCTTAGGTGATGCCTTAGAAGAAGAGCAGTTTGGACAATTTGCTCTCAATCTGTTGGCTGCAAGCTATCGTTTTGATAAGTATAAGTCTGAACAAACAACACCGATATTAACTGATATCTACTTGCTCGCTGATGACGCTCTACAGCCCGCATTAGACTTTGCACAGTCTGTATTTATCGGTCAAAGCCTGACTCGCGATGTGGCCAATGAGCCAGGTAATATCTGCTTCCCAGTCTTCATGGCAGAGCAAGCACAAGAATTAGCCAACGCCTATCCTGACTTGTTAAAAGTGACCGTACTGGGCGAAGACGACATGTCAGCATTGGGCATGGGCTGTTTCTTAGCGGTATCTCAAGGGTCAACTAAAGAAGGCCAATTGGTACTTTTAGAATATCAAGGCAAATCAAAATTCAGTGCTAACACTGCCAACAACAGCGCAAAGGTTAGTGGCGGTCTAAAAATTCTTACCGATAAACTACCAATGAAAAAAGCCAGTAAAAAAGCCGACAAAAACAATGCTGATAATGCTCAAATCTCAAACGATGATGCGCCTATCGTACTAGTCGGTAAAGGTGTCACCTTTGATTCAGGTGGTATTTCAATTAAGCCTGCCGCTGCTATGGATGAGATGAAATTCGACATGGGTGGTTCAGCCGCTGTATTGGGCACGATGAAAGCCCTATGCGAGGCCCGTCTACCAATCAACGTTGTTGGTGCTCTAGCCTGCGCAGAAAATATGCCATCAGGTGATGCTACTCGTCCTGGTGATATCGTAAAAGCTATGAACGGTAAGTCGGTCGAAATATTAAACACCGATGCTGAAGGCCGTTTAGTGTTGGCAGATACCTTATGCTACGTACAGCGCTACTATCAGCCAAAAGCTATCATCGATGTTGCTACCTTAACTGGTGCTTGTGTGGTTGCCTTAGGCCATGTGCGTTCAGCAGTATTTAGTAATGATGAAGATGTACTGTTTGCACTCGAAAACGCCAGCACCCAATCAGGTGATTTAATTTGGCATATGCCAATGGACGACGAATACCAATCACTCATCAACTCGCCTATCGCTGATATGCAAAACATTGGTGGTAAAGGTGCAGGGGCAGTAACTGCAGCATGCTTCTTATCGCGCTTCGTTGAAGACGGTCAAGCATGGGCGCATTTAGATATTGCCGGTACCGCATGGAACTCAGGTAGTGAAAAAGCAGCAACCGGTCGTCCTGTGCCATTATTCATGCAGTATCTAAAGAACTGTGCAGGCATGGCATAAGCTTTTATGACTGGTACAGACCTTCATGGCCATTATTAATTGATGACTACTATTAATGTAGAGGGTTTGCACCATGCAAATTAGTTTTTATGTGTTAAGTGAGAATAAGGCCCAAGATTTCTTGGGCTTTGTTTGTCAATTGACCCAAACAGCGTTAAACAAAAGCAATCAGTCGCTATTAATCCTTACTGAGGATGACGCGTTACTTGACGATTTTGATCAAGCGCTATGGGCCCATGATGCCAGTAGCTTTATTCCGCACCAACGTTTGGCGTCTGATACGACTATTGTCTCTGCAAATAGTTCCTTAGCGACAAATAAAATGTTAGCACCCGTCTTACTGGGTACTTATTTACCAGCAGAGTTCAATGGTATTATTATCAATACCACCTCCCATCCCATCAACGACTTTATGACTGCAACCAGTAATGCGCAGCCAACCCGTATCCTTGAAATCATCAAACCGGACGCCGCCAGTGTGCAAGAGGGACGTATTAAATATAAGCGTTATCAACAATTAGATTATAAGCTGACTCATTTTAAAGTGTAGTACTACTCTCAGCCCTATTCATAATCCCAATCCCAATCCCAATCCCAATCCCAATCCCAATCCCAATCCCAAAAAATAAGCTCACATCGTCAGGCTTCCTAGACCTATTAGTGTCATATATACACTCTTCTTTATCTTTAATTTTAATTTTTTAAAATGGCTTAAATACTGATTTATAGTGAACCAGCTACCATTAAACCTATCTGCTTTTATATAGTCTACTTACTCTGACTCTAAGCCGTAAATCCATACCGTCGCTGTATTGCAGTAGGCGAATATGTAAAAAAATGCTACCATCGCCTGATTATTATATTATTGATATGATTAATTTTTCATTATTAAATTTTTATTAACTCGGATAAAGGTGGTGTGATGCGTTCATTATTTATGATGTACCAACGTATAGGTCTGGTACCGCTGATTATTATTGGCTTAATATTAGGGGTATTAGTCGGCTGGCTGGCTCCCAGTATCGGTATTGCATTAGGACTACTGGGCACACTGTTTGTCGGCGCGCTAAAGGCAGTTGCTCCAGTACTGGTGTTTATTTTGGTGATGTCGGCCATTTGCCAACACCGTAGTGGTAGTGAGGTTTATGTCAAACCCGTGCTGATTATGTATATCTTCGGCACTTTTTTTGCAGCACTTATCGCGGTCGGGGCCAGCTTTTTGTTTCCAACCGAGTTGGTTTTAGTTAATGCCACTATTGAGCAAGTACCACCAGCTGACCTAAAAGAAGTTCTTACCAATCTGCTACTCAACCTGGTCGCAAACCCGGTCAATGCGATCGCTGAAGCCAATTATATTGGCATCTTAGCTTGGGCAATCATTATTGGCTTTGCCCTTCGTCAAGTCAGTGAAACCGCGCGCACCGTGGTAGTGGACTTTGCTGATGCTATCTCGCAAGTGGTAAAATGGGTTATTGCGCTGGCCCCTATTGGTATCTTAGGCTTGGTTGCCAATACGGTCGCTGAAACCGGCTTTGCCGCGCTGGCAGGCTATGCACGTATTTTATTAGTACTAGTCGGTTGTATGCTATTTATTGCTTTGATTGCCAACCCCCTAATCGTGCTGGTAAAAACTGGAAAGAATCCTTATCCACTAGTCTTTACCTGCCTACGTGAGTCAGGGATTACAGCATTTTTCACTCGTAGTTCTGCAGCAAACATTCCAGTCAACATGAATCTTGCGCGTAAACTGGGTCTGCATGAAGATACTTATTCAGTGACTATTCCACTGGGCGCCACTATCAATATGGCTGGCGCGGCGATTACTATTAACGTCTTAACGCTGGCCGCTGCTCATACTTTGGGAATCGAAGTGAGCTTTGCCTCCGCCCTACTATTAAGCTTAGTCGCTACCATTAGTGCTTGCGGTGCGTCCGGTGTGGCGGGTGGCTCCTTACTACTTATTCCACTAGCAAGTAGCTTATTTAGCATCCCTAACGACGTGGCCATGCAAGTGGTGGCCATCGGCTTTATTATTGGGGTGGTGCAAGATTCAGCAGAAACTGCGCTGAACTCATCAACTGATGTGCTATTTACAGCAGCCGCTGACCCTAAATATGCCCGTTAATTGCGGATATATGAGTCATCTATAATGCGACGGTTTAAAATACTATTTTTTAAAGTACTATTTTTTAAAAAATAGTACTTTGCGATACGATTATTTCATAAAAAAAAGGGCCTATTAATGTCCTTTTTTTTTGGCTAAAATTTGTCGAACTCTCCCTACCTTTGGCATGCAATGACTGCTAGCTTATACACTTTTATAAGCATATGATAAAGCCCTCACTTTATAATCTAGTCTTAATAGTGAAAGGTTCATATTAACCTTTATATAGTCCAAAACTATGATTCCAAACAATAAAATCATCATACGTAGTAAGGGTTTCGTGCTTAACAAAACGGTACATACCGGCATACGCATACTGTGGAAACGCAGCTATACTGCACGCCCCGTTCAGACTCTAGTTACAACACCCAGTCTATCTAGTAGTTAACTTTATAGCCTCGTCACCAGCAACTTTGGCGCTTAATAACCTCTATTTATAAAAGACCATCATGTCTTGCCACCCTAACCATTCATGGAAAGGGTTTTTTATCTATTATTAAAAGAAGTTAACATGAACATTAATGAAAAAATGAACATTGCCAGCTTCACTTTCAATATATTCTGCATTACTCGTACAACCTACATGGCCTATATAACCCGTATGGCTATGACTAATATAGCCTCTATAGCAACAGGAGCAATCACTATATGAGTATCGACGATCATCAAGTATCTGCCCCTGTTGCTCCCAGTTTACCTATTTGGAAGCTGCTAGCATTCACCTTGGCAGGTTTCCTCGCTATCATGACTGAAACCATGCCAGCAGGTCTACTGCCGCAAATAAGTGAGTCGTTAGGCGTATCCAAAGCGCTGGCCGGTCAACTGATAACCTTCTATGCGCTAGGCTCAGTGCTAGCCGCTATCCCAGTTATCGCCGCTACCCGCAGTTGGAACCGCAGGCGACTGTTCATGTTGGCAGTCGGTGCCTTGTTAGTGTTTAATATTGTCACAACCTTGTCCAGCAGCTATGCCATCATTATAGTGGCACGCTTTGCCGCAGGGATGGCAGCTGGGGTAATATGGGGATTGTTACCCGGCTATGTGTTACGAATGGTGGCCGACAATATGCGAGGTCGTGCATTGGCCATAACGGGTGTGGGTCAACCCATTGCTCTCGCCCTTGGAATTC
The sequence above is a segment of the Psychrobacter sp. PL19 genome. Coding sequences within it:
- a CDS encoding leucyl aminopeptidase, which codes for MNIKLTEQLPKTHNQKILKKEAIDKDASCLVILVDDKKNILAESALSDYQTRIEQLIEVSHFNGKACETVADYALAGDKKTTKQNPVQLLLVGVGCCDKLNNTVLQKIANTIYKSTQKRVASITVALGDALEEEQFGQFALNLLAASYRFDKYKSEQTTPILTDIYLLADDALQPALDFAQSVFIGQSLTRDVANEPGNICFPVFMAEQAQELANAYPDLLKVTVLGEDDMSALGMGCFLAVSQGSTKEGQLVLLEYQGKSKFSANTANNSAKVSGGLKILTDKLPMKKASKKADKNNADNAQISNDDAPIVLVGKGVTFDSGGISIKPAAAMDEMKFDMGGSAAVLGTMKALCEARLPINVVGALACAENMPSGDATRPGDIVKAMNGKSVEILNTDAEGRLVLADTLCYVQRYYQPKAIIDVATLTGACVVALGHVRSAVFSNDEDVLFALENASTQSGDLIWHMPMDDEYQSLINSPIADMQNIGGKGAGAVTAACFLSRFVEDGQAWAHLDIAGTAWNSGSEKAATGRPVPLFMQYLKNCAGMA
- a CDS encoding DNA polymerase III subunit chi, encoding MQISFYVLSENKAQDFLGFVCQLTQTALNKSNQSLLILTEDDALLDDFDQALWAHDASSFIPHQRLASDTTIVSANSSLATNKMLAPVLLGTYLPAEFNGIIINTTSHPINDFMTATSNAQPTRILEIIKPDAASVQEGRIKYKRYQQLDYKLTHFKV
- the sstT gene encoding serine/threonine transporter SstT translates to MRSLFMMYQRIGLVPLIIIGLILGVLVGWLAPSIGIALGLLGTLFVGALKAVAPVLVFILVMSAICQHRSGSEVYVKPVLIMYIFGTFFAALIAVGASFLFPTELVLVNATIEQVPPADLKEVLTNLLLNLVANPVNAIAEANYIGILAWAIIIGFALRQVSETARTVVVDFADAISQVVKWVIALAPIGILGLVANTVAETGFAALAGYARILLVLVGCMLFIALIANPLIVLVKTGKNPYPLVFTCLRESGITAFFTRSSAANIPVNMNLARKLGLHEDTYSVTIPLGATINMAGAAITINVLTLAAAHTLGIEVSFASALLLSLVATISACGASGVAGGSLLLIPLASSLFSIPNDVAMQVVAIGFIIGVVQDSAETALNSSTDVLFTAAADPKYAR
- a CDS encoding cysteine hydrolase family protein, which codes for MSVPSTLLNLAGGQFEPIDWSNCAIVFIDYQNEYVDGAMPLGELGVKATANARLLLDKARKENIPVFHMAHHGEDNDKVFDPLTSKVDIVEVLKPSDNEKTITKKHPNSFYDTPLQELIAAANKQQIIFAGFMSHMCVSSSVRAAFDLGFQSYVCHDACATRALPSAAGQAISAEVVHDTAMAALQDRFAALVSTDQLVNG